In Methanotorris formicicus Mc-S-70, one genomic interval encodes:
- a CDS encoding TIGR00341 family protein, whose amino-acid sequence MKLRFIVCYIPKHLFVGIDKLKGDGVIWISADVEGSYCVIKILSTLKDAEQIIDKLNQIYGGANFRIVVFEPTTTIPPIEEIEKEKIEEGKPERLSRQEMYNMMIELSKFSKEIFLMTILSAIVASVGIWKDNVAIIIASMVIAPLLGPNMALSFSITVADLDLARKCIKTLLLEIFVVILLAILLGYFNPVSLDSPQIHSRIFLGIWDIIALSAGIAGALTVISEVSSAVVGVMIAIALLPPLVVFGLLIGSGHFNESIPLLILFLINIIGINLSAILVFHAYGISPYRWWKREMAKKYTIFAMAIWFLLLVIMTLLIIFKFYHFL is encoded by the coding sequence ATGAAACTTCGATTTATTGTTTGTTATATTCCAAAGCATCTATTTGTTGGTATTGATAAGTTGAAGGGAGATGGAGTAATTTGGATTAGTGCTGATGTTGAGGGAAGTTATTGCGTCATTAAAATCTTATCCACATTAAAAGATGCAGAACAAATAATAGATAAGTTAAATCAGATATATGGGGGAGCAAATTTTAGAATCGTTGTTTTTGAACCTACGACAACAATACCTCCAATCGAGGAAATTGAAAAAGAAAAAATTGAAGAGGGAAAACCAGAAAGACTGTCTCGTCAAGAAATGTACAATATGATGATTGAGTTATCGAAGTTTTCAAAAGAAATTTTTTTGATGACAATATTGTCGGCAATTGTTGCATCTGTTGGTATTTGGAAGGATAACGTGGCTATAATTATTGCATCTATGGTAATTGCTCCGTTATTGGGGCCGAATATGGCGTTATCGTTTTCAATAACTGTTGCAGATTTGGATTTAGCAAGAAAATGTATAAAAACTCTCTTATTGGAGATATTTGTTGTCATTTTATTGGCAATTTTATTGGGTTATTTTAATCCAGTATCTTTAGATAGTCCACAAATACACTCTCGAATCTTTTTGGGAATTTGGGATATTATTGCTTTATCTGCAGGAATTGCTGGGGCTTTGACAGTAATTTCTGAGGTTTCATCTGCTGTTGTAGGGGTTATGATTGCTATCGCATTATTGCCTCCGTTGGTGGTTTTTGGGTTGTTGATTGGCTCGGGGCACTTTAATGAGTCAATACCTCTCTTGATATTATTTTTGATAAATATTATTGGCATAAATTTATCTGCAATATTGGTATTCCATGCCTATGGTATTTCTCCATATAGGTGGTGGAAGAGGGAGATGGCCAAAAAATATACCATCTTTGCAATGGCAATATGGTTTTTGTTGTTGGTTATAATGACCTTATTGATAATCTTTAAATTTTATCACTTTTTGTAA
- a CDS encoding DNA-directed DNA polymerase II small subunit, protein MIENFLEVEVLLSPNAYRRIKNLGRDEVDELINKIKKFKNTNDKFILLDEHFLDVFLNHDLDWILNEYGSFDFIAYYTGEKFEIKKEVKEEKKVVDDAEREELIKKILLKEEEKKKEEERKKSEREKRISEIRGLKSINTNIKWYAKDIDTRIRVYDDSDVSGKSTCEGTIADFIKYFTDRYERVKKLIERKVQRRAYPLSEVWKRKREDNIFIVGIVSDINTTKNGHKLVEIEDEKASFTVLLTKEKIANGELPDDILLDEVIGFIGTINDKGNLMFADTAVRPDITPKEPNRTDEQVYAVFLSDIHVGSYEFMKDTFNKFIEFLNGNVNNGVEEKVVSRIKYISISGDLVDGVGIYPGQEEDLYEIDIMSQYEEIALYLEQIPEHIHIIISPGNHDAVRPAEPQPKLPEKIAKLFNMDNVTFVGNPAIVNVHGLDFLLYHGRSFDDIVGQVPSAKYTEPSTIMKELLKRRLLCPTYGGRCPIAPEHKDYLVIEKDIDVFHTGHIHINGYGIYKGVAMVNSGTFQEQTAFQKKMGIKPTPGIVPILDLSKIGMNGHYLEWNNGKLIVKE, encoded by the coding sequence ATGATTGAAAATTTTTTAGAGGTTGAGGTTCTTCTGTCTCCAAATGCCTACAGACGTATAAAAAATTTAGGTAGAGATGAGGTTGATGAATTAATCAACAAAATCAAAAAATTTAAAAATACGAATGATAAGTTTATTTTGTTGGATGAGCATTTTTTAGATGTGTTTTTAAATCATGATTTGGATTGGATTTTAAATGAGTATGGGAGTTTTGATTTTATTGCATACTATACAGGGGAGAAGTTTGAAATAAAAAAAGAAGTTAAAGAGGAGAAAAAGGTAGTTGATGATGCTGAAAGGGAAGAGTTGATTAAAAAAATACTTTTAAAAGAAGAAGAAAAGAAAAAAGAGGAAGAAAGGAAAAAATCAGAGAGAGAAAAAAGGATAAGTGAGATTAGGGGATTAAAAAGTATAAATACAAATATCAAATGGTATGCAAAGGATATTGACACAAGAATAAGGGTTTATGATGACTCAGATGTATCTGGAAAATCTACATGCGAAGGAACAATTGCAGATTTTATAAAATATTTTACTGATAGGTATGAGAGGGTTAAAAAACTTATTGAGAGAAAGGTTCAAAGAAGGGCATATCCTTTAAGTGAGGTATGGAAGAGGAAGAGAGAAGACAATATCTTTATTGTAGGTATTGTTTCAGATATAAATACAACAAAAAATGGGCATAAGTTGGTTGAGATAGAGGATGAAAAAGCATCATTCACTGTATTGTTAACAAAAGAGAAAATAGCCAATGGAGAATTGCCGGATGATATCCTTTTAGATGAGGTTATTGGGTTTATTGGAACGATAAATGATAAGGGAAATTTAATGTTTGCTGATACTGCAGTTAGGCCAGATATAACACCAAAAGAACCAAATAGAACAGATGAACAAGTTTATGCTGTATTTTTATCAGATATCCACGTTGGGAGTTATGAGTTTATGAAAGATACATTCAACAAATTTATAGAATTTTTAAATGGGAATGTAAATAATGGGGTTGAGGAGAAAGTTGTCAGTAGGATAAAATATATCTCAATATCTGGGGATTTGGTGGATGGGGTTGGAATCTATCCTGGGCAGGAGGAAGATTTGTATGAAATAGATATAATGTCCCAATATGAGGAGATTGCATTGTATTTGGAGCAAATTCCTGAGCATATTCATATTATTATTTCCCCAGGAAACCACGATGCTGTTAGACCAGCAGAACCACAACCAAAACTTCCAGAAAAGATTGCCAAGTTGTTTAACATGGATAACGTGACATTTGTAGGTAATCCTGCAATAGTTAATGTTCATGGCTTGGATTTCCTTCTATATCATGGAAGAAGTTTTGACGATATCGTTGGGCAAGTACCTTCTGCAAAATATACAGAGCCATCAACTATTATGAAAGAGTTATTAAAGAGGAGATTACTGTGCCCAACCTATGGGGGAAGATGCCCAATTGCTCCAGAGCATAAGGATTATTTGGTTATTGAAAAAGATATAGATGTTTTCCATACTGGGCATATCCACATAAATGGATATGGGATTTATAAAGGCGTTGCTATGGTTAACAGTGGGACGTTCCAAGAACAAACTGCCTTCCAGAAAAAAATGGGTATTAAGCCAACACCGGGAATCGTGCCAATACTTGATTTATCTAAGATAGGGATGAATGGACATTATTTAGAGTGGAATAATGGAAAATTAATTGTGAAGGAATAA